From one Peredibacter starrii genomic stretch:
- a CDS encoding DNA translocase FtsK produces MEKKILKVQLYSLFILTTLNLIYFYYRDNLPDNYYEITYQNHSINFFTYYFFTLLANFGYWCGIWVTVSFITFAILHTFVLTKKKDVKNQIVIAALLPLTLGLCYLLMPESLGEGLMFLIKENLSLLSVFSSVLIFGAAFFYLVSEKNFFKTCRFIWKQMVTIGTMIKEADYSALKSIEPKKWPMAIRERAMELLARFKKEEELAPAKAATTPKKLKITESPKIKEAPAQRSLPVEEPPVAEEIEEEEIEEEEVEELEEDEEEIVDESEEEFNDSVDEVVDEESEEEEDSEESDEELEEVESPFVKKKVQAEDTFFEAEELINCIVAKNQANKISDPSDTYFQTIARAIEEKLKEFNISASVINVLKGPVVDTFELELGAGVKVAGVTNRVDDLSLALMGAPIRMVYPMKGKSTIGIEVPRNPRDVIYLDEVLRAPNFNNSSYKLPIAMGKDAYGDAAVIDLASTPHLLVAGTTGAGKSVFVNTLLVSLIIKFSPKKLRLIMLDPKQLELALYQRLPHLIMPVVTDPSVASAALLWAIDEMERRYSLLKDFAVKNIEGFNKKVVGAGTDLTCRITKYYPDAEVVGFELPYIVVVVDEFADLMLSKSGKAIETSISRLAAKARASGIHIVLATQRPSTDIITGVIKANFPTRVSFRVFTNIDSRVILDGVGAEKLLGKGDMLFKQGIDILRMHSAFVNEEEIEALVDKLATLPIQYDTGAMEFLDSNGTVDTDVEGITMDGEGGGLKDEKYDEAVRCVAMHRVASASFLQRRLGVGYNRAANLIEEMERHGVVGPAQGSKPRKVLVPPPADSTP; encoded by the coding sequence ATGGAAAAAAAAATCTTAAAAGTTCAATTATACTCTCTATTTATTCTCACAACTTTGAATCTGATCTACTTCTATTATCGCGATAATCTTCCTGATAATTATTATGAGATCACGTATCAAAACCATTCGATCAATTTCTTCACTTACTATTTCTTCACTCTATTAGCTAACTTTGGTTACTGGTGTGGGATTTGGGTAACAGTTTCTTTTATTACTTTCGCCATTCTTCATACGTTTGTTCTTACTAAGAAGAAAGACGTTAAAAATCAAATCGTTATCGCTGCACTTCTACCTTTAACTCTTGGTCTTTGCTATCTGCTTATGCCGGAATCTTTAGGTGAAGGTTTAATGTTTCTCATCAAAGAAAACCTAAGTCTACTGAGCGTATTCTCATCAGTTCTTATATTTGGTGCTGCATTTTTCTATCTCGTTTCAGAGAAAAACTTCTTCAAAACTTGTCGCTTTATCTGGAAGCAAATGGTGACTATCGGAACAATGATTAAAGAAGCAGATTATTCTGCGCTTAAATCAATTGAACCTAAGAAATGGCCGATGGCCATTAGAGAGCGTGCTATGGAACTTCTGGCCCGCTTTAAGAAAGAAGAAGAGCTTGCTCCTGCCAAAGCAGCGACCACTCCTAAAAAACTAAAAATTACTGAATCTCCTAAAATCAAAGAAGCTCCAGCTCAGAGAAGTCTTCCAGTAGAAGAGCCACCAGTGGCGGAAGAAATTGAAGAGGAAGAGATTGAAGAAGAGGAAGTAGAGGAATTAGAAGAGGACGAAGAAGAAATCGTTGATGAGTCTGAAGAAGAATTCAATGATTCAGTTGATGAAGTAGTCGATGAAGAATCCGAAGAGGAAGAAGACTCTGAGGAATCAGACGAAGAGCTTGAAGAAGTTGAAAGTCCGTTTGTTAAAAAGAAAGTTCAAGCTGAAGATACTTTCTTTGAGGCTGAAGAACTTATTAACTGTATTGTTGCAAAAAATCAGGCCAACAAGATCAGTGATCCATCTGATACTTACTTCCAGACAATTGCGAGAGCGATTGAAGAGAAGCTTAAAGAATTCAACATTTCTGCCAGCGTAATTAATGTTCTGAAAGGGCCAGTAGTAGATACTTTCGAACTTGAACTTGGCGCTGGTGTAAAAGTTGCGGGTGTTACAAATCGTGTAGACGATCTTTCACTTGCTCTAATGGGTGCTCCGATTCGTATGGTTTATCCGATGAAAGGAAAATCAACGATTGGTATCGAAGTTCCTCGTAATCCTCGTGATGTGATTTACCTGGATGAAGTTCTTCGTGCTCCAAACTTTAATAACTCAAGCTACAAGCTTCCAATCGCCATGGGTAAAGATGCTTACGGTGATGCAGCCGTGATTGACCTTGCATCGACTCCGCACTTACTGGTTGCGGGTACAACTGGTGCCGGTAAGTCAGTATTCGTTAACACGCTTCTAGTTTCGCTTATTATTAAGTTTTCGCCGAAGAAACTACGTCTCATTATGCTGGATCCGAAACAGCTTGAATTGGCGCTATATCAGCGTCTACCGCATTTGATTATGCCAGTTGTAACTGATCCTTCGGTTGCATCAGCAGCGCTCCTGTGGGCAATTGATGAGATGGAGAGACGTTACTCGCTTCTTAAAGACTTCGCGGTGAAAAATATCGAAGGCTTTAACAAGAAAGTTGTAGGGGCAGGAACAGATCTTACTTGTCGAATTACTAAGTATTATCCAGATGCTGAAGTTGTTGGTTTCGAACTTCCATATATCGTTGTGGTAGTGGATGAGTTCGCAGATCTTATGCTTTCTAAGTCTGGTAAAGCAATTGAGACATCGATTTCTAGACTTGCGGCCAAAGCACGTGCTTCTGGTATTCACATCGTGCTTGCAACTCAACGTCCATCTACTGACATCATTACCGGTGTTATTAAAGCGAACTTCCCGACACGTGTATCTTTCCGAGTGTTCACGAACATCGATTCACGCGTAATCTTGGATGGTGTGGGAGCTGAGAAACTACTGGGTAAGGGGGACATGCTCTTTAAACAAGGTATCGATATTCTCCGTATGCACTCGGCCTTTGTGAACGAAGAAGAAATTGAAGCACTAGTTGATAAGCTCGCTACTCTTCCAATCCAATACGATACGGGTGCCATGGAGTTCCTGGATAGTAACGGAACTGTTGATACTGATGTTGAAGGCATCACTATGGACGGCGAGGGCGGCGGTCTAAAAGACGAAAAATATGATGAAGCTGTTCGTTGTGTTGCAATGCATCGAGTGGCAAGTGCCTCATTCCTTCAAAGAAGACTTGGTGTTGGCTATAACCGAGCTGCTAACTTGATTGAAGAAATGGAGCGTCATGGTGTGGTAGGGCCTGCTCAAGGGTCTAAACCACGGAAAGTTCTAGTGCCTCCACCTGCTGATTCTACCCCTTAA
- a CDS encoding tail fiber domain-containing protein, which yields MWSNKQSGFSLLEIMVASALLGGLALAGAKLMENQTKNMKTVEVRGEYQAVLTDIRSILAVAENCRSTFNGINLSTPSIAAPASQRIISLAPDNSPQPRYQANSNWRLAQAYGNGQVRILSYRITTSPDPSDPEIGIPAAAPAPPATTKLGAVNLHVTFHFGEGRTVGAETIERKIRLNVEVNAANTLVGCTSTGGLGWDARYIWRVGGTAGVMTGNLTMSNNALIILQAGSSLVAQNGTSIVMQDSSVIDFTSDQKFKYDVRDLNGLLPKIRETRPVRYKWKSNNKEAYGVIAQELQEIFPELVRRKGPNNSLTVDYIQLTPLLLQGLKEMDIENKVLKSTIKELKNEQVRMQGDLENLKKMICKNNQSKECFNQ from the coding sequence ATGTGGTCTAATAAACAAAGTGGGTTCTCGCTTCTTGAAATTATGGTGGCTTCAGCTTTACTAGGGGGACTTGCCCTTGCCGGTGCCAAATTAATGGAAAACCAAACCAAAAATATGAAGACAGTTGAAGTACGTGGTGAGTACCAGGCCGTACTGACTGATATTCGAAGTATTCTTGCAGTCGCTGAAAATTGTCGATCTACCTTTAATGGAATCAACTTATCCACGCCCTCGATCGCGGCCCCTGCCTCTCAACGAATTATTTCTCTTGCGCCTGACAACTCCCCTCAACCTAGATATCAGGCCAACTCCAACTGGCGCTTGGCCCAAGCATACGGGAACGGGCAAGTCAGAATTCTCTCCTATCGAATTACAACATCCCCAGATCCCTCTGATCCTGAAATTGGAATTCCCGCTGCTGCTCCTGCACCTCCGGCAACGACTAAATTAGGTGCAGTCAATCTACATGTTACTTTTCACTTCGGTGAAGGCCGAACTGTAGGTGCAGAAACGATCGAAAGAAAAATCCGCTTAAATGTAGAAGTAAATGCTGCGAACACTTTAGTTGGATGTACTTCAACTGGAGGACTTGGATGGGACGCTAGATACATTTGGCGAGTAGGAGGAACGGCCGGAGTGATGACAGGTAATCTTACCATGTCGAATAATGCATTAATTATTCTCCAGGCCGGATCTTCTTTGGTTGCTCAAAATGGAACTTCAATCGTTATGCAAGATTCATCCGTCATCGATTTTACCTCTGACCAAAAATTCAAATACGATGTACGTGATCTAAATGGACTTTTACCTAAGATCAGAGAAACCAGACCCGTAAGATATAAATGGAAATCAAACAATAAAGAAGCTTACGGTGTTATCGCTCAAGAGTTACAGGAAATTTTCCCTGAACTCGTGAGAAGAAAGGGTCCCAACAATTCACTTACTGTAGATTATATTCAGTTGACCCCTCTCTTGCTTCAGGGTCTGAAAGAAATGGATATCGAAAACAAAGTACTAAAAAGCACAATTAAAGAACTCAAAAATGAGCAGGTCAGAATGCAAGGTGATCTGGAGAATTTGAAAAAGATGATCTGTAAAAACAATCAATCAAAAGAATGCTTTAATCAGTGA
- a CDS encoding JmjC domain-containing protein encodes MEFKNFQVFSKLIEAKTEETRLIDEADVLNMLRNEYLHDQHSHFIVSAEGTYDDTRTFNYGIVPERIKLLEEAYKKGNTIVIKEVENWNEAIIKKCAGFKLPTNVHLYLSPPHASGFGWHTDDRDVYVIMQKGEKYFEVEEPDQSISGHLLKEGTILYIPYGARHRAKAGEKASVHLGFGVWPQDLTISKQYEIFDLPIDLKL; translated from the coding sequence ATGGAATTTAAAAATTTTCAGGTCTTCTCCAAATTAATCGAAGCGAAGACTGAAGAAACTCGCCTTATTGATGAGGCAGACGTTTTAAACATGCTTCGCAATGAATATCTACATGATCAACACTCTCATTTCATTGTGAGCGCTGAAGGCACTTATGATGATACCCGCACCTTTAATTACGGCATCGTACCGGAAAGAATTAAATTACTGGAAGAGGCCTATAAGAAAGGAAACACTATTGTCATTAAAGAGGTGGAAAACTGGAATGAAGCCATTATAAAAAAATGTGCTGGTTTTAAGCTTCCTACCAATGTGCACCTCTATCTTTCTCCTCCTCATGCTTCAGGTTTTGGATGGCACACGGACGACCGTGACGTGTACGTGATAATGCAAAAAGGTGAGAAGTATTTTGAAGTTGAAGAACCAGATCAGAGTATCAGTGGCCATTTATTAAAAGAAGGCACGATTCTCTATATTCCCTATGGGGCCCGCCATCGCGCAAAAGCAGGCGAAAAGGCATCAGTTCATTTGGGGTTTGGGGTGTGGCCTCAGGATCTTACGATTTCAAAACAATATGAGATTTTCGATTTACCAATAGACTTAAAGCTATGA
- the rpsB gene encoding 30S ribosomal protein S2: MSKLQVKQLLEAGAHFGHQTHKWNPKMKKYVYGERNGIYIIDLQQTLPMAEKAYEFLKKTSQSGKSVLFVGTKRQASDIVKKKAEECGAYHVTSRWLGGMLTNYKTIALSIDKLRKVEKMKENGDFKLLTKKEQSNIEKEVEKLEKNLGGIKNMRKLPGAIFIIDPNNEHIAVKEANVLGIPVVAVTDTNCDPTGIEYVVPGNDDALKSITLFLDYFSNAIVEGGSKSRKDDGSESGRDMDLESEILAKYEKDIDLQGEDAE; encoded by the coding sequence ATGTCTAAGTTACAAGTCAAGCAATTGCTTGAGGCCGGCGCCCACTTCGGTCACCAAACACACAAGTGGAATCCAAAGATGAAGAAGTATGTTTACGGCGAACGTAACGGCATCTACATCATCGACCTTCAACAAACTCTTCCAATGGCTGAAAAAGCATACGAGTTTCTTAAGAAGACTTCTCAGTCTGGTAAGTCAGTTCTTTTCGTTGGTACGAAGAGACAAGCTTCAGACATCGTGAAGAAGAAAGCAGAAGAGTGTGGCGCATACCACGTTACTTCTCGTTGGTTAGGCGGAATGCTTACTAACTACAAAACAATCGCTCTATCGATCGATAAACTACGTAAAGTAGAAAAAATGAAAGAGAACGGTGATTTCAAACTTCTTACTAAGAAAGAGCAATCTAACATTGAGAAAGAAGTTGAAAAACTAGAGAAGAACCTTGGCGGGATCAAGAACATGAGAAAGCTTCCAGGAGCTATCTTCATTATCGATCCAAACAATGAGCACATTGCTGTTAAAGAAGCTAACGTTCTTGGTATTCCAGTAGTTGCTGTTACAGATACTAACTGTGACCCTACAGGTATCGAATACGTTGTTCCAGGTAACGACGATGCTCTTAAATCAATCACTCTTTTCCTAGACTACTTCTCAAACGCAATCGTAGAAGGCGGATCTAAGTCTCGTAAAGATGATGGTTCAGAGTCTGGCCGTGATATGGATCTTGAATCAGAAATCCTTGCTAAGTACGAGAAGGATATCGATCTTCAAGGTGAAGACGCAGAATAA
- a CDS encoding radical SAM/SPASM domain-containing protein, with protein MILAANVSVYLKTTETCNLNCKHCFTSGTNGKKIFFSPKKTISFFERLKQECGWIKSIRYMFHGGEPLLAPMEDLYEAYHGLKNIFPETQFSLQTNLAYHLTPERRNFIKEVFLTEGFGTSWDYDIRFTSESQKELWENNVKTLIRDGHYITMIVSITKNLIEEKEPIEIIEYAKGLGFQNILFERITSDGNAKTNESILPSNQKQDEWLHRMFNQSLEYKTYEYIGNMLMSELARAYVNHEHTANRCRMCEQSLITINADGTIGGCPNTAPSEHWGHIEWPVLQSLKAEKRIKAIACESLDRPEECYKCEAFEYCNSDCNKLPWDKETNYCSAPKKIWQQMIRDNDIPSYKKLIVGAKGDGPHGI; from the coding sequence ATGATTCTTGCCGCAAACGTAAGCGTCTATTTAAAAACAACTGAGACTTGTAATTTAAATTGTAAGCATTGTTTTACGAGCGGTACCAATGGCAAAAAAATCTTTTTCTCACCAAAAAAAACCATCTCTTTTTTTGAAAGACTAAAACAAGAATGCGGTTGGATCAAAAGCATCCGCTACATGTTCCATGGAGGCGAGCCACTTCTGGCCCCGATGGAGGACCTGTACGAGGCCTATCACGGTCTGAAGAATATTTTCCCGGAAACCCAGTTCTCTCTTCAAACCAATCTTGCCTATCATCTCACTCCGGAGAGAAGAAACTTTATTAAAGAAGTGTTTTTGACTGAAGGCTTCGGTACTTCCTGGGACTATGACATCAGATTTACCTCTGAATCTCAAAAAGAACTTTGGGAAAATAACGTCAAAACCCTGATTCGTGATGGGCACTACATCACGATGATTGTTTCGATTACCAAGAACCTCATTGAAGAAAAAGAACCTATTGAAATCATCGAATATGCCAAAGGCCTTGGTTTTCAGAATATCCTCTTTGAAAGGATCACATCTGACGGAAATGCCAAAACCAATGAAAGTATTCTTCCTTCTAATCAAAAGCAGGACGAATGGCTGCATCGCATGTTCAACCAGAGCCTTGAATACAAAACATATGAATACATCGGCAATATGTTGATGTCAGAGCTTGCCCGGGCCTATGTTAATCATGAACACACTGCTAATCGCTGTAGAATGTGTGAGCAGAGTCTCATTACGATTAATGCTGATGGAACCATTGGGGGCTGCCCTAATACAGCACCTTCTGAACATTGGGGTCACATCGAATGGCCGGTGCTTCAAAGCCTGAAGGCAGAAAAGAGAATTAAAGCAATCGCATGCGAAAGCCTGGATCGACCGGAAGAATGTTATAAGTGCGAGGCCTTTGAGTACTGTAACAGTGATTGCAATAAACTTCCCTGGGACAAAGAAACCAATTACTGTTCAGCTCCTAAAAAAATCTGGCAGCAGATGATAAGAGATAACGATATTCCATCTTATAAAAAGCTCATTGTCGGCGCCAAAGGAGACGGACCCCATGGAATTTAA
- the frr gene encoding ribosome recycling factor, whose translation MMKELKPILDEQMNKAIKSLHNQMGKVRTGRATAAVLDGITADYYGSQTPIKNMGQISTPEARLLQIQPFDKTLIPAIEKAILAANIGLTPGNDGNFIRIQFPALTEDKRKAFVKDVKKMGEDAKVQIRNIRREQNDKVKANEKDKKISEDESKKIQEEIQKITDNFIKEVDNVVNAKEKELLTV comes from the coding sequence ATGATGAAAGAGCTAAAGCCTATACTTGATGAACAAATGAATAAAGCGATCAAGTCGCTTCACAACCAAATGGGCAAAGTGAGAACTGGCCGAGCAACTGCTGCGGTTCTAGATGGTATCACTGCTGACTATTATGGTTCTCAAACTCCGATTAAGAACATGGGTCAGATCTCAACTCCAGAAGCTCGTCTTCTTCAGATCCAGCCATTTGATAAAACTCTTATCCCGGCAATCGAGAAAGCAATTCTTGCTGCTAACATCGGTCTTACTCCGGGTAACGATGGTAACTTCATTCGTATTCAATTCCCCGCTCTTACTGAAGATAAGCGTAAAGCTTTCGTAAAAGACGTTAAGAAAATGGGTGAGGACGCGAAAGTTCAAATTCGTAACATCCGTCGTGAGCAAAACGATAAAGTTAAAGCGAACGAGAAAGATAAGAAGATCTCTGAAGATGAATCTAAAAAGATTCAGGAAGAGATTCAAAAGATCACAGATAACTTCATTAAAGAAGTTGATAATGTGGTTAATGCTAAAGAGAAAGAGCTACTAACCGTTTAA
- the tsf gene encoding translation elongation factor Ts, with product MAYTAADVKNLRETTGAGMMDCKKALDETGDFQKAVDYLRAKGLAAAAKKQSRIAAEGVIAAVVTGKVGALVEVNCETDFVAKNDEFQKFATNAAALAVETQLSNVDQFLTAKSSNGLTIKDNISELTIKIGEKIDVRRVEVMKLEGNGMIGSYVHSGKIGVLCRVESDKDVNGNEAFQTLVKDLCMQIAAANPQFLNASEIDETYKAKEAEIYAAQLKEQGKPEAMIPNIVKGKLAKLASEVCLYEQSFVKDPDTTIGKLIEATGKTAGASIKVTKFIKLNLGEGIEKKSENFAEEIAKLTGKN from the coding sequence ATGGCATATACAGCTGCTGACGTAAAAAACCTTCGCGAGACAACTGGCGCAGGAATGATGGATTGTAAAAAAGCTCTTGATGAGACAGGCGATTTCCAAAAAGCCGTTGATTATCTTCGTGCAAAAGGCCTAGCTGCCGCTGCTAAAAAGCAATCTCGTATTGCTGCTGAAGGTGTAATCGCTGCTGTTGTAACTGGAAAAGTTGGTGCTCTTGTAGAAGTTAACTGTGAAACAGATTTCGTTGCTAAAAACGACGAATTCCAAAAGTTCGCTACAAATGCAGCTGCACTTGCTGTTGAAACACAACTTTCAAACGTTGATCAATTCCTTACTGCTAAATCGTCTAACGGTTTAACAATCAAAGATAACATCTCTGAACTTACGATCAAGATCGGTGAGAAAATTGATGTTCGTCGTGTAGAAGTAATGAAGCTAGAAGGTAACGGTATGATCGGTTCATACGTTCACTCTGGTAAGATCGGTGTTCTTTGTCGTGTTGAATCGGATAAAGATGTTAACGGTAACGAAGCATTCCAAACTCTTGTAAAAGATCTTTGTATGCAAATCGCTGCTGCTAACCCTCAATTCCTTAACGCTTCTGAGATCGATGAGACTTATAAAGCGAAAGAAGCTGAGATTTATGCTGCTCAATTAAAAGAGCAAGGTAAGCCTGAAGCTATGATTCCAAACATCGTTAAAGGTAAACTTGCGAAGCTTGCTTCTGAAGTTTGTCTTTACGAGCAGTCTTTCGTTAAAGATCCAGATACAACAATTGGTAAACTTATCGAAGCTACTGGTAAAACAGCTGGCGCTTCAATCAAAGTTACTAAGTTCATCAAACTTAACCTTGGTGAAGGTATCGAGAAGAAGTCTGAGAACTTCGCTGAAGAAATTGCTAAGCTTACTGGGAAAAACTAA
- the uppS gene encoding polyprenyl diphosphate synthase: MSSIKHVAIIMDGNGRWANRRLRPRIWGHVRGSAVVSDIVRAADDIGLKALTMYAFSTENWSRPLEEVSTLFRLLKKFLIKEKARILANNIKFKVIGEIQNLPHETISLIKEMEALTAEATGLKLTFAFNYGGRAEILRAVNAFHLNYPGRTMTENDLNDLMYRPETGDVDLMIRTGGEQRISNFLLWQMAYAEMYFTPTRWPDFTPSEFKKIIEHVSCRERRFGNVCGQTALEHSMEKAETNKSVFIKGANL; the protein is encoded by the coding sequence ATGTCGAGTATCAAGCATGTTGCCATAATCATGGATGGGAATGGACGTTGGGCCAATCGACGCCTTCGTCCTCGCATTTGGGGCCATGTGAGAGGATCGGCCGTAGTTTCTGATATTGTGAGAGCTGCCGATGATATCGGTCTTAAAGCGCTTACGATGTATGCTTTCTCAACAGAGAACTGGAGCCGTCCACTTGAAGAAGTGTCGACACTTTTCAGACTTCTCAAAAAATTCCTGATTAAAGAAAAGGCCAGAATTCTCGCCAATAATATTAAGTTCAAAGTTATTGGCGAAATTCAAAATCTTCCTCATGAGACGATCTCTTTGATTAAAGAGATGGAAGCTCTTACTGCGGAGGCAACAGGACTGAAGCTTACTTTCGCCTTTAATTATGGCGGAAGAGCGGAGATCCTGCGTGCGGTAAACGCATTTCATTTGAATTATCCTGGTCGCACTATGACTGAGAATGATTTGAATGATCTTATGTATCGTCCTGAAACAGGGGACGTTGATCTTATGATCAGAACTGGTGGCGAGCAGAGGATTTCAAATTTCCTATTATGGCAGATGGCCTACGCTGAAATGTATTTCACGCCGACCAGATGGCCGGATTTCACCCCAAGTGAATTCAAAAAAATCATCGAACACGTTTCTTGCAGAGAAAGACGCTTCGGAAATGTATGCGGACAAACAGCCCTTGAACATTCAATGGAGAAAGCTGAAACTAATAAGTCAGTATTCATTAAAGGGGCGAATCTCTAG
- the pyrH gene encoding UMP kinase — MKYNRVLIKLSGEALAGDQGNGISGEILNKISSEIASLQKTGCEIAIVVGGGNIHRGVAGATSGMDRATSDYMGMMATVINSLALQDALERRNVYTRVLSAIAMQEVAEPYIRRRAVRHLEKKRVVIFAAGTGNPYFTTDTTAALRANEINADLIMKATKVDGIYDKDPMKHKDAKKFDKLSYIEVLNKDLKVMDSTAITLCMDNDMDIVVFNMFEEGNIARVVQGENIGTVVTKKA; from the coding sequence ATGAAATATAACCGCGTACTAATTAAACTATCTGGTGAGGCCCTTGCTGGTGATCAAGGTAATGGTATTTCAGGCGAAATTCTTAATAAGATCAGCTCTGAAATTGCATCACTTCAAAAAACTGGATGTGAAATTGCTATCGTAGTTGGTGGCGGTAATATTCACCGTGGAGTTGCTGGTGCAACTTCTGGTATGGATCGCGCTACTTCGGATTACATGGGCATGATGGCCACTGTGATCAACTCTTTGGCTCTTCAAGATGCTCTAGAGAGAAGAAATGTTTACACTCGAGTTCTTTCTGCAATCGCTATGCAGGAAGTTGCTGAGCCTTATATTCGCCGTCGTGCTGTTCGCCACCTTGAAAAGAAACGTGTGGTGATTTTCGCAGCAGGAACAGGTAACCCATATTTTACAACTGATACAACTGCCGCTCTTCGTGCTAACGAGATCAATGCTGATCTAATTATGAAAGCAACGAAGGTGGACGGAATTTACGATAAAGATCCTATGAAACACAAAGATGCTAAGAAGTTTGATAAGCTTTCTTATATCGAAGTGTTGAACAAAGACCTAAAAGTGATGGATTCAACTGCCATTACACTTTGTATGGACAATGACATGGATATCGTCGTTTTCAACATGTTTGAAGAAGGCAATATCGCGAGAGTTGTTCAAGGTGAAAACATCGGAACTGTAGTTACTAAAAAAGCTTAA
- a CDS encoding radical SAM protein yields MKTSEVIQQDPRTMDLIIKPTEACNFACTFCSSTHLVDDKKLTLHLETIYEFLQRFPNTQTIIVNGGDPTMMPVNYYWQLIEHIEKNNYPTIISITTNLWKFWLEWENDLPEKAWTKLFRHPIVRVGTSFQYGEGRLIRPGRVFSEEDFIKISDLMLEKVGYRPSFIAVIEKNNLHTALDTVRLAKRLGVDCKINYANMSGECKEPLPLAYVYQIYIQIWNEGLAQHEWNTRQMANRLTKTRLTICPLHRSCDEGIRLLQPDGKYFSCGSFGDDREYEIDFDQEVRKNKFFTPLQDDIQIDAIKMECYSCEMFQICNGCRKHVKDMKTSGMAEEHCSNMKAIASDILRINYEEPNIEIMNDDYYEKTGGKV; encoded by the coding sequence ATGAAAACGAGTGAAGTTATTCAACAGGATCCGAGAACTATGGACTTGATTATCAAGCCCACGGAGGCCTGTAACTTCGCCTGCACTTTTTGTAGTTCTACTCATCTGGTGGATGATAAAAAACTGACTCTCCATCTTGAAACCATTTATGAGTTCCTCCAGCGCTTTCCCAATACGCAAACTATCATTGTGAACGGTGGGGATCCCACCATGATGCCAGTTAACTACTATTGGCAGCTGATTGAACACATTGAGAAAAATAACTACCCTACCATCATTTCTATCACGACTAATCTCTGGAAGTTTTGGCTTGAGTGGGAGAATGATTTACCGGAAAAGGCCTGGACCAAACTCTTCAGACACCCAATCGTGAGAGTGGGGACTTCCTTTCAATACGGGGAAGGAAGACTCATTCGACCGGGCCGAGTTTTTTCTGAAGAAGATTTCATTAAAATTTCGGATTTAATGCTGGAGAAAGTGGGCTATCGCCCCTCTTTTATCGCGGTCATTGAAAAAAACAATCTTCACACCGCTCTGGATACGGTCCGCCTGGCAAAACGCCTGGGAGTTGATTGCAAAATTAACTACGCCAATATGAGTGGTGAGTGTAAAGAGCCCCTACCCCTCGCCTATGTTTACCAAATTTATATTCAAATCTGGAATGAGGGACTTGCTCAACATGAGTGGAACACCCGCCAGATGGCCAATCGACTGACTAAGACCCGGTTAACGATTTGTCCACTTCACCGCAGTTGCGATGAAGGCATCAGATTACTTCAACCGGACGGGAAATATTTCAGCTGTGGGTCCTTTGGTGATGATAGGGAATATGAAATTGATTTTGACCAAGAAGTCAGAAAGAACAAATTTTTCACTCCCCTTCAGGATGATATCCAAATCGATGCCATTAAAATGGAATGCTACTCATGTGAAATGTTCCAAATTTGTAACGGCTGCCGAAAACACGTTAAAGACATGAAGACCTCTGGAATGGCGGAAGAGCATTGTTCCAATATGAAGGCCATTGCCTCCGATATTCTTCGTATCAATTATGAGGAACCGAACATTGAAATCATGAACGATGATTACTATGAAAAAACGGGCGGTAAGGTATGA